From a region of the Kwoniella mangroviensis CBS 8507 chromosome 1 map unlocalized Ctg01, whole genome shotgun sequence genome:
- a CDS encoding centromere/microtubule-binding protein cbf5: MASLTNGQVTELQQTEDYAIKSEAATPKLDTSQWPLLLKNYDKLLVRSSHFTPIPTGVSPLKRDLQTYVKSGVINLDKPSNPSSHEVVAWLKRILRVEKTGHSGTLDPKVTGCLIVCIDRATRLVKSQQGAGKEYVCVVRFHDKVPEGEKAVARALETLTGALFQRPPLISAVKRQLRVRTIYESKLVEYDDKRNMGVFWVSCEAGTYIRTLCVHLGLLLGVGAHMQELRRVRSGITGENDDIVSMHDVLDAQWLYDNTRDESYLRRVIRPLESLLTNFKRVVVKDSAVNAVCYGAKLMIPGLLRYESDIEVNEEVVLMTTKGEAIAIGIAMMSTVDLASCDHGVVAKVKRCIMNRDLYPRRWGLGPKAQEKKKMIKTGKLDKYGKSIDGVTPQDWNKEYVDYNAAQTEEGGLVPTQPPAAATITPIEVDEKDTEKKRKRATESEVAATPSKGDGEKEKKKKKVKTEDGIEREETAEERAARKAAKKEKKEKKASA; the protein is encoded by the exons ATGGCTTCGTTAACGAATGGACAGGTGACGGAGTTGCAACAGACGGAAGATTATGCTATTAAGAGTGAAGCTGCCACGCCCAAGCTTG ATACCTCTCAATGGCCTCTTTTATTGAAGAACTACGATAAATTATTGGTCAGATCTTCGCACTTCACTCCTATCCCTACT GGCGTCTCTCCTCTCAAGCGAGATCTCCAAACCTACGTCAAATCAGGAGTCATCAACCTCGACAAACCCTCCAACCCATCCTCTCACGAAGTCGTCGCATGGCTCAAACGTATCCTCCGAGTTGAGAAGACCGGTCATTCCGGTACTTTAGATCCAAAGGTCACAGGATGTTTGATCGTATGTATCGATCGAGCCACACGTCTAGTCAAATCTCAACAAGGTGCAGGAAAAGAGTATGTCTGTGTAGTTCGATTCCACGATAAAGTTCCAGAGGGTGAAAAAGCCGTTGCGAGAGCTTTGGAAACTTTGACTGGAGCTTTGTTCCAACGTCCACCTTTGATCTCAGCCGTCAAGAGACAACTTAGAGTGAGGACGATTTACGAATCGAAATTGGTAGAATATGACGATAAGAGGAATATGGGTGTTTTCTGGGTATCTTGCGAAGCTGGTACTTATATTAGAACTCTGTGTGTTCATTTGGGTTTATTGTTGGGAGTTGGAGCACACATGCAAGAACTTAGAAGAGTAAGATCGGGTATCACGggtgaaaatgatgatatcgtttCGATGCATGATGTGTTGGATGCTCAGTGGTTATACGATAATACcagagatg AATCATACCTTCGACGAGTCATCCGACCTCTCGAATCGCTTTTAACCAACTTCAAGCGAGTTGTCGTCAAGGACTCAGCGGTCAATGCTGTCTGTTACGGTGCCAAATTGATGATTCCCGGTTTACTACGATACGAATCCGATATAGAAGTCAACGAGGAGGTCGTACTCATGACTACCAAAGGTGAAGCCATCGCCATTGGAATAGCTATGATGTCTACTGTCGATCTCGCTTCGTGTGATCATGGTGTGGTAGCCAAAGTGAAAAGATGTATAATGAACAGAGATTTGTATCCACGAAGATGGGGTTTGGGACCAAAAgctcaagagaagaaaaagatgatcaagactGGTAAATTGGATAAATACGGTAAATCAATTGATGGTGTTACACCTCAAGATTGGAACAAGGAGTATGTAGATTACAATGCCGCTCAAACggaggaaggtggtttggtaCCTACTCAACCACCAGCGGCTGCTACGATAACCCCTATagaagtggatgagaaggatactgagaagaagagaaagagggcTACTGAGAGTGAAGTTGCTGCTACTCCTTCtaaaggtgatggagagaaggaaaaa aaaaagaagaaggtaaagactgaagatggtatagagCGAGAGGAGACCGCCGAAGAGCGCGCAGCAAGAAAGGCagccaagaaggagaagaaggagaagaaggcttCTGCTTAG